One region of Carya illinoinensis cultivar Pawnee chromosome 8, C.illinoinensisPawnee_v1, whole genome shotgun sequence genomic DNA includes:
- the LOC122318777 gene encoding anaphase-promoting complex subunit 7-like, giving the protein MHGIPNKVLSKFRFRNRPVVQAKRHFVLGAQLLARARSSKNRSDSTSLAKEALAEAEKAIAFDPKDAAAHILKSLALDLQGFRTSALDSLDAALSPLCVKSLSDQERGDALFKRAELKVAIARRGRTDSAVADLEDAVTLSPENAKAFRLLGDCYEGKKMKEEAKKAYQDALKIEPELTAAREALDRLGS; this is encoded by the coding sequence ATGCACGGAATTCCCAACAAGGTCCTATCCAAGTTCCGGTTCCGCAACCGTCCCGTCGTCCAAGCCAAGCGACACTTCGTCCTCGGTGCCCAGCTACTCGCCCGCGCCAGATCCTCCAAGAATCGCTCCGATTCCACCTCTCTGGCCAAAGAGGCCCTGGCCGAGGCCGAAAAGGCCATCGCGTTTGACCCCAAGGACGCCGCTGCTCACATCCTCAAGTCCCTGGCTCTCGACCTCCAGGGCTTCAGGACTTCCGCCCTCGACTCGCTCGACGCCGCTCTTTCCCCTCTGTGCGTCAAGTCTCTGAGCGATCAGGAGCGAGGGGACGCGCTCTTCAAGAGGGCCGAGTTGAAGGTCGCCATCGCTCGGCGCGGCCGGACCGACTCTGCCGTGGCGGACTTGGAAGACGCGGTGACTCTGAGTCCGGAAAACGCCAAGGCGTTTCGTCTATTAGGGGATTGTTatgaggggaagaaaatgaaagaggaaGCCAAGAAGGCTTACCAGGATGCCCTAAAGATCGAACCCGAACTGACCGCAGCTCGCGAGGCACTGGACCGGCTGGGTTCATAG
- the LOC122318444 gene encoding 60S ribosomal protein L21-1-like isoform X2: protein MAAGNGLRSRIRDLLARPFRNSAGHEGMHHKFTRPHKIGDYVDIKVNGAVQEAMPQKFYHGLTGRVWKVTKRTIGVEINEQV from the exons ATGGCGGCTGGTAACGGCCTTCGTTCTCGGATCAGAGATCTGCTCGCTAGGCCCTTCAGAAATAGCGCAGGCCATGAGGGCATGCACCATAAGTTCACGAGGCCCCACAAGATCGGTGACTACGTGGACATCAAGGTGAACGGCGCCGTTCAGGAAGCCATGCCCCAAAAGTTTTACCACGGCCTAACCGGCCGAGTCTGGAAAGTCACAAAGCGCACCATCGGCGTCGAGATCAACGAGCAG GTTTGA
- the LOC122318444 gene encoding 60S ribosomal protein L21-like isoform X1: MAAGNGLRSRIRDLLARPFRNSAGHEGMHHKFTRPHKIGDYVDIKVNGAVQEAMPQKFYHGLTGRVWKVTKRTIGVEINEQKWWYRFESSSSTRLAYGRADLEHRSSSGHSSIETQPISHHRGETRARRRKSEMVWHSCTNGNPGQRSISSVLDRTPTKNRVIVPGS; encoded by the exons ATGGCGGCTGGTAACGGCCTTCGTTCTCGGATCAGAGATCTGCTCGCTAGGCCCTTCAGAAATAGCGCAGGCCATGAGGGCATGCACCATAAGTTCACGAGGCCCCACAAGATCGGTGACTACGTGGACATCAAGGTGAACGGCGCCGTTCAGGAAGCCATGCCCCAAAAGTTTTACCACGGCCTAACCGGCCGAGTCTGGAAAGTCACAAAGCGCACCATCGGCGTCGAGATCAACGAGCAG AAATGGTGGTACAGGTTTGAAAGCTCAAGTTCGACTAGATTGGCTTATGGTAGAGCAGACCTCGAACATCGAAGCTCTTCTGGACACAGCTCGATTGAAACGCAACCCATTTCTCACCATCGAGGTGAAACGAGGgcgagaagaagaaagagtgaAATGGTTTGGCATAGCTGTACCAATGGAAATCCCGGACAGAGGAGTATCAGCTCGGTTTTAGATCGCACCCCTACTAAGAATCGTGTCATTGTGCCCGGTTCGTGA
- the LOC122274167 gene encoding uncharacterized protein LOC122274167 yields the protein MESKFNKVNKTIYLKSLLGLLAIVTVSSCFNGFRNLEQENRGNLVQHLVHLQSNAIRVIQHGFITLAIKFLHFFVSRCLQFRYLPPLLPATSTISMLFWVAFTRAISSMSNDSL from the exons ATGGAGTCCAAGTTTAACAAAGTCAACAAAACTATATATCTGAAGTCCTTATTAGGGCTGTTAGCTATTGTTACTGTTAGCTCATGTTTCAATGGCTTTCGAAATTTGGAGCAAGAGAATAGAGGCAACTTGGTACAACATCTCG TTCACTTACAGAGCAATGCAATAAGAGTTATTCAACATGGGTTCATCACTTTGGCAATAAAATTTCTACATTTCTTCGTCTCAAGGTGTTTACAGTTTAGATATTTGCCACCACTGTTGCCAGCAACTTCTACCATCTCAATGCTGTTCTGGGTAGCTTTCACCCGGGCAATTTCATCCATGTCCAATGACTCCTTGTAA